A genomic segment from Armatimonadota bacterium encodes:
- a CDS encoding DUF2993 domain-containing protein, whose protein sequence is MRKIIVMMLACAWLMGCSGGLIRPKIEQGIEKALPSYIGPARSYDVKASGSETDMLGGRISSLHITGTDAQIAQGLTVALLVVEMDDVSFNTSNRKLKSVGSTAFQATMTEKAVNEYINASRPDGSQMLIELEAGNLTVVARPTFHGVGAEFRVTGQPQIEGATKVNFVADKASLSILPVPAWIVNRLLDRVNPVLDLEKMKYPVKIASVSVKKDAVQLGGGMVFKP, encoded by the coding sequence ATGCGGAAGATCATCGTTATGATGCTGGCATGCGCGTGGCTGATGGGATGCTCCGGGGGGCTCATCCGTCCCAAGATCGAACAGGGCATCGAGAAGGCCCTGCCCTCCTACATCGGCCCGGCCCGCAGCTATGACGTCAAGGCTTCGGGATCCGAAACCGATATGCTGGGAGGGCGGATATCCTCCCTGCATATCACCGGGACCGACGCCCAGATTGCCCAGGGCCTTACAGTCGCGCTCCTCGTCGTAGAGATGGACGACGTGTCCTTCAACACCTCGAACCGCAAGTTGAAGAGCGTCGGCTCGACCGCCTTTCAGGCGACTATGACGGAGAAGGCTGTCAACGAGTATATCAACGCGAGCCGCCCCGACGGGAGCCAGATGCTGATTGAACTCGAAGCGGGCAATCTGACCGTAGTCGCCAGGCCGACCTTCCATGGGGTCGGCGCGGAGTTCAGGGTGACCGGGCAGCCGCAGATCGAGGGCGCAACCAAGGTGAACTTCGTCGCAGACAAGGCTTCGCTCAGCATCCTCCCTGTCCCCGCGTGGATCGTCAACCGACTTCTGGACAGGGTCAATCCAGTTCTAGACCTGGAAAAGATGAAGTACCCGGTGAAGATCGCATCGGTTTCCGTCAAGAAGGACGCGGTTCAACTCGGCGGAGGCATGGTATTCAAGCCTTAG
- a CDS encoding DUF5107 domain-containing protein, with protein sequence MDNYSHRVLVRRESIDLPTYQTHPERPDPSFTKRLGAHVYPYRLQNRLTGRRVSRRYETLVLENELLRLTFLPDLGCRLFSVYDKLLGREVFYRNDCIKPTLIATRGAWISGGIEFNFPVSHSVYTHSRIPHTMRRFPDGSAAVVFGLTEQMTGMRFTVEIRLAPREYRFSDHIRLYNGTSLPHRHYWWTNAGVSSTPDMRLIYPMTRCVSGAYGENTTWPVCDGKDLSRMENHEFTGDVFAAETYDEFFGVYYDVTDYGLAHWARQEEMPARKVFCWGQDAMGKLWQSMLTDNAGDYMEIQAGRFATQGDFDLLQPHELVEMTEYWLPVGPTGGFVKAHREGIINTGPDGMISVQMCRDTTAAEIRVSLGDKHLASERHDLRAGEVVSLNASGNPQKVSVVVLDAARNVLLAYDPRRTERVRDVVPRTSLSREYLDTPDDVLDAARTAERHDSSEAAIKRFEKLIGTDHEPEARKGLARFALRAGRWGDAGDQARTVIRPDSESEALLALSIEGLGDDASDRWTRLISDPSLGVLARCRLAGNCIRSGDCAAVANLVTNSADPLLSLLGAIAARILGKKNDKVSALVEADPLWRHALWESFFSSQQGEPPPLAIESFQEDMDAAAMYLELGRGEEARSIADCWVEAVPPCDPFLRVLLEELDGEPPRAYGYDEWGVVSCFAHGDVLMRLLENRSDKESLIEYGNMLYDRGRTDEAVGKWLYAYKSEPSDYRPCRNLAIAYWHKLDDLSAAFDFMRRASDLCPDNPSILRDLDILAELSGEEAIRSDIARRILLHAPDDSECLERAVRAHLAADELDEAVEILANKNFFVAELAYQTRILYVWAMVRRGLRSMDRRHYTEASRDFRAATEYPTNLGASRFHDSSDAQAFCLHGDALTCLGDSTGARSAYGSAADDMPIRGTEQAYYVGRARDRLARHDARDAYAMILPANPSADSPEAEARLNMLRGLDRLACGDPDAASEFFRRAREFERDEPLRMRRYMEQVAHTRAEGRRVPIAVWQH encoded by the coding sequence GTGGACAACTACAGCCATAGAGTTCTAGTTCGCAGGGAGTCGATTGACCTGCCGACATACCAGACGCATCCGGAGAGGCCGGACCCGTCGTTCACCAAACGACTTGGCGCACACGTCTACCCGTACAGGCTTCAGAACCGCCTAACGGGCAGGCGCGTCTCCCGGCGATACGAAACCCTCGTGCTCGAGAACGAGTTGCTGCGGCTCACCTTCCTTCCGGACCTGGGATGCAGACTGTTCTCGGTATACGATAAGCTACTTGGGCGGGAGGTCTTCTACCGAAACGACTGCATCAAGCCCACACTTATCGCCACTCGTGGCGCATGGATATCGGGCGGCATCGAGTTCAACTTTCCCGTTAGTCACTCGGTATACACGCACTCCAGGATTCCGCACACCATGAGGCGCTTCCCCGACGGATCGGCGGCAGTGGTCTTCGGCCTTACCGAACAGATGACGGGCATGCGCTTCACCGTCGAGATTCGACTCGCACCACGGGAGTATAGATTCTCAGACCATATCCGCCTCTACAACGGGACTTCCCTTCCCCACAGGCATTACTGGTGGACTAACGCCGGCGTAAGTTCCACTCCGGACATGAGACTGATCTATCCGATGACACGGTGCGTCTCAGGAGCATATGGGGAGAACACGACGTGGCCGGTGTGCGACGGCAAGGATCTGAGCAGGATGGAGAACCACGAGTTCACCGGAGACGTCTTCGCAGCAGAGACATACGACGAGTTCTTCGGCGTTTACTACGATGTGACCGATTACGGATTGGCGCACTGGGCCAGGCAGGAAGAGATGCCCGCGCGCAAGGTATTCTGCTGGGGACAGGACGCAATGGGCAAGCTATGGCAGAGCATGCTCACGGACAACGCCGGCGACTACATGGAGATACAGGCCGGGAGATTCGCCACCCAGGGTGATTTCGATCTGCTTCAGCCGCACGAGTTAGTCGAGATGACCGAATACTGGCTCCCCGTGGGTCCGACGGGCGGCTTCGTCAAGGCACACCGAGAGGGCATCATCAACACCGGTCCCGACGGCATGATCTCCGTGCAGATGTGCAGAGACACCACAGCCGCCGAGATCAGAGTATCTCTGGGCGACAAACACTTGGCCAGCGAGAGACACGATCTTCGGGCCGGCGAGGTCGTCTCCCTCAACGCATCGGGCAATCCTCAGAAGGTATCTGTCGTTGTACTGGATGCCGCTCGAAACGTGCTTCTTGCTTACGATCCTCGACGGACGGAACGGGTACGCGACGTTGTCCCGCGAACGAGTCTATCGAGAGAGTATCTCGACACTCCCGACGACGTCCTCGATGCAGCGAGAACGGCGGAGCGACACGACTCGTCGGAAGCTGCGATCAAGCGCTTTGAGAAGCTCATCGGCACCGACCATGAGCCTGAGGCACGAAAGGGCTTGGCTCGCTTCGCCCTCAGGGCGGGGCGATGGGGCGATGCCGGCGATCAGGCAAGAACGGTCATCAGGCCTGACTCGGAGTCTGAGGCTCTGCTAGCCCTCTCGATCGAAGGGCTGGGAGATGATGCGAGCGATCGGTGGACGCGGCTCATCAGCGACCCGTCGCTCGGCGTGCTGGCGAGGTGTCGGCTGGCAGGGAACTGTATCCGCAGTGGGGACTGCGCTGCGGTCGCTAACCTCGTGACGAACTCAGCCGATCCGCTGCTCTCGCTGCTTGGCGCAATCGCGGCCAGAATCCTTGGGAAGAAGAACGACAAGGTCTCGGCGCTGGTGGAGGCCGATCCGCTGTGGAGACATGCCCTCTGGGAGAGCTTCTTCTCGAGTCAGCAAGGTGAGCCGCCTCCACTGGCGATCGAGAGCTTCCAGGAAGACATGGATGCGGCAGCGATGTACCTCGAACTGGGAAGAGGTGAGGAGGCGCGAAGCATAGCAGACTGTTGGGTCGAAGCAGTGCCTCCCTGTGACCCGTTCCTGCGTGTGCTACTTGAGGAACTGGACGGCGAGCCACCGCGGGCGTACGGGTACGACGAGTGGGGCGTCGTGAGTTGCTTTGCGCACGGGGACGTACTGATGCGACTGCTCGAAAACCGATCGGACAAGGAGTCCTTGATAGAGTACGGCAACATGCTCTATGACCGGGGGCGGACGGATGAGGCTGTCGGGAAGTGGCTGTACGCGTACAAGAGTGAACCATCCGATTACCGACCGTGCCGGAATCTGGCCATAGCGTACTGGCACAAACTGGACGATCTTTCGGCTGCCTTTGACTTCATGCGTCGGGCGAGCGACCTGTGCCCGGACAATCCGAGTATTCTCCGCGATCTCGACATACTGGCAGAGCTTAGCGGTGAAGAGGCCATCAGGTCCGACATCGCTCGCCGTATACTGCTGCACGCGCCCGATGACAGCGAATGCCTCGAGAGGGCGGTGCGCGCTCATCTCGCGGCAGACGAACTGGACGAGGCCGTTGAGATTCTGGCCAACAAGAACTTCTTCGTAGCCGAACTGGCCTATCAGACTCGCATCCTCTACGTCTGGGCTATGGTACGGCGGGGACTGAGGTCCATGGATCGGAGACACTACACTGAAGCCTCAAGGGATTTCCGAGCAGCCACCGAGTACCCGACCAACCTCGGCGCGAGCAGGTTTCACGACTCCAGCGACGCACAGGCGTTCTGCCTGCATGGAGATGCTCTCACTTGCCTGGGTGATTCCACGGGGGCGCGGTCGGCATACGGATCGGCTGCCGATGACATGCCGATACGCGGGACTGAACAGGCGTACTACGTCGGAAGAGCGAGAGACAGGCTGGCTAGACACGATGCGCGGGACGCCTATGCGATGATCCTTCCCGCCAATCCGTCCGCGGACTCACCGGAAGCAGAGGCTCGATTGAATATGCTCAGGGGGCTGGACCGCCTCGCATGTGGCGATCCGGACGCGGCATCCGAGTTTTTCCGGCGCGCCCGTGAGTTCGAGCGAGACGAGCCCCTGCGGATGCGCCGTTACATGGAACAAGTGGCGCACACTCGCGCCGAAGGAAGGCGGGTTCCGATCGCGGTCTGGCAGCACTGA